Part of the Deinococcus fonticola genome, GATGTTGTACGGGTAGTGGCGGTTGAGGTGATCGATGATGGTCGCTACCGTGGTGCTTTTCCCGCTACCGGTCGGCCCCGTGACCAGCACCAGGCCGCGGCTGCGGGTGGCCAGGTCGGTCAGCGTCTCGGTGGGCAGGCCCAGCGCCTCGAAGGTAGGAATGGCGTCGATCAGGACGCGCATCACCAGGCCGACTGCGCCGCGCTGCCGGAAGATGTTGCAGCGGAAGCGCCCCAGGCCCGCGACGCTGTACGCAGTGTCCAGTTCGTTGCGGTACTCGAAGTCCTCCCACTGCTCGGGCGTCAGGATGCTCTGGGCCAGGGCCGCCGTGTCGGCCGGTTTCAGCGGCACCGAACCGAACGGCGCCAGCAGGCCGTCCACGCGGCCCATCGGGGGACTGCCGGCCTGCAGGTGAATGTCCGAGGCGCGGCGGGACACCATGGTGTTCAGCAGTTCGTCCAGGGTCATGAGTGCGCTCCATTATTCGCGCTCAGGGGCATATTGTCGATGAGCCGCACGCCGAACATGCGGGCCGCGATCAGAATGCGGTTAAAAGGATCCTCCGCAATCCTCGGGGTCTCCTGCAAGTTGCTGTCTACGACCGTCAGGTAATCCAGTTGGGCGTCCGGTTCAGTCTTCAGGACGTTCAGGCCGGCCTGTTTCAGGGCCTGGGTGTCGCGTTCCCCTGCCGCATAAGCGGCCTGCACCGCCCGCAGGGCACGCGAGAGCACCGTGGCCCGCGCTTTCTGCTCCTCGTTCAGGTAGCTATTGCGGCTGCTCAGCGCCAGGCCCAGGCTCGCGGCCTCCTCCGAGCGCACGGTGGGCACGCCCACCACCTCCACCGCCACGTTCAGGTCGGTGATCATGCGGCGCAGCACGGCCACCTGCTGCCAGTCCTTCTCGCCCAGAAACACCTTATCGGGCCGCACCAGGTTCAGGAGTTTCAGCACCACCGTCGCCACACCCGTGAAATGCCCAGGCCGCGACAACCCGTCCAGCGTGTCGGAAACGCCATTCACGCTGACGCGGGTGCTGAAGCCTGGCGGGTACATGTTCGCGTCGCTGGGGGCAAACACGAAGTCCACCCCGGCGCTCCGCGCCACCTTCAGATCCCGCTCCAGGTCACGCGGATAACTGGCGTAGTCCTCGTTGGGGCCGAATTGCAGCGGGTTCACATAGATGCTGAGCACCACCGTGTCGCACGATTGCCGCGCCCAGCGCATCAGCGTGGCGTGACCGTCATGCAGATACCCCATGGTCGGCACGAACCCGACGGTGCCCCTGCCTTGCAGCGCGGCCCGCAACTCTGCGGGATCGGTAAACACCTGCGGCTCAGTCACGCTGACCGTCCAACCCCAGAGCGCCCACCACGGCGTCCAGCACCCACGAAATGACCGTCAGGAGCAGCGCCCCGATGATCGCCGCGCCGAAGCCGTTCACGTTGAGCGCGGTCACGGACGCCACCAGCCACAGCACCACCCCGTTGACCACCAGCGTGAACAGGCCCAATGTCAGGACGTTGACCGGCAGCGACAGCAGCATGAGCACCGGGCGAATCAGGGCATTCACGATCCCCATGACCAGCGCCGCCAGCAGCACGCTCAGGGCATCTGCCCCCGGCGCGAACGACACCCCGCCGTACACCTGTGTCAGCAGATACAGGGCCACCGCATTCACGATCAGCCGTAACAGGAATCCCATACCAACAGCATAAAGGGTGGGTAGGAAGTGATGAGTGGTCAGTGGAAAATCAGTGGAAAAAGCCGCTGTGATAAGCCCCAAAAGGAACACCTGCCGCTCAAAGCGTCCCACCGCACGACTGACCGCAAGGTTCGTGAAGGCCGTCTGGCGCGTCAGCGCCAGGGCTTATTGCGCGTCACGGGACAACAGGTGTGAGCCGGAAACGGGGCGAGGTGAGCAAACACAACAGCACCTGGGACGACTCCTGCCCAGTGCAACGCCCGCTCCCCCTGGGATGAGGGGTTGGGGAGGTGGGCCAATTCAGGCGATCTTCCCACTCTCCCTCTTCCACCCCGCCGTTACGCCCCCAGCGAAATGCCGGGTAAACTTGGGGTATGTCCGCTGCCCCGACTACCCTTGTTTTGATCGACGGTCACGCGCTGGCCTTCCGCTCCCTGTTCGCGCTGAGGCGCGGTGAGCCGCACGTTCCGCGCCTGTCGAACAGTGCGGGCGAGGCCACCGACGCCATCCAGGGGTTCCTGAGCATGACCCTGCGACTGGCCAGGCAGCGCAGCAATCAGGTGATCGTGGTGTTCGACCCGCCGGTCAAGACCTTCCGGCACGAGCAGTTCGAAGGGTACAAGGCGGGCCGGGCCGACGCGCCGAGCGACCTGTCGGGGCAGATCAACCGCATCCGGGAAATCGTGGACGCGCTGGGCTTGCCGCGCATGGAGGTGAACGGCTACGAGGCGGACGACGTGATCGGCACCCTGACGCGCATGGCCGAGGGCACGAACATGCAGGTGCGGATCGTGACCAGTGACCGCGACTCTTACCAGCTCCTGGATGACCACGTGCGCGTGATCGCCAGTGATTTCTCCTTGGTCGGCCCCGACGAGGTGCTGGAAAAGTACGGCGTGACCGTCAAGCAGTGGGTAGACTTCCGCGCCCTGACCGGGGACGCCAGCGACAACATTCCCGGCGCGAAGGGCATCGGGCCGAAAACGGCGGCGAAACTGCTTCAGGAGTACGGGAACCTGGAGAAGATGTACGAGGCCGCGAAAGCGGGGACGCTGAAGCCCGACGGCGTGCGTCAGAAACTGCTGGACAGTGAGCAGGACGTGGAGTTCAGCCACAAGCTGTCGTGTATGGTGACGGATCTGCCGCTGGACGTGACACTGGGAACGCCGCGCGGCGAGGGCAATCCGGAGCGGCTGCAGGAGTTGCTGCTGGAACTGGAGTTGCACACCATTCGCAAACAGGTGGCGGCCCTGAACGCGGCGGAGAATGCGGGCGATGCCCTGCCGGACTCCGTGCTGGACGAGCAGGCCGAAGCCGAGGGCGCAGGCCGGGTGGCCGCGCTACCCGACATGACCATTGCCGCCTGGAAAACGCCTGCGCAGGACGTGGTGTGGGGCTACGTGCTGTCGCGCGAGGACGACCTGACGGCGGCCCTGACCGAAGCGGCGACCTTCAAAGGCGGCGTGGCCCGCGTTGCGCCCGTCACGGAACCCGACGAGTGGCAGCAGGCCGAACCGCCCGCGCCCGTGAGCCTGTTCGGGGACACCGAACCCCTCACGAAGAAACAGCAGAAGGAACTGGAGAAAGCGCAGAAGGACGCCGAGAAGAAACGCGCCAAACTGCGGGCCGAATTTCCCTGTACCGTGAACGAGGAAGAATTCGTGGGCCAGCGCACCGTGACGGCGGCGGGCGCCAAGGCCCTGGCGGCCCACCTGAGCGTGCGCGGCCTGCACCTGGAGCCCGGCGACGACCCCCTGCTGATGGCTTATCTGCTCGATCCGGCAAACATGAACATGCCGCTGACCGTGAAGCGTTACATGGACATGGAATGGCCCAGCGACGCGGCCACCCGCGCCGCCATCACCGCGCACCTGCTGAACGAGTTCCCCAGCCTGCTTGACCCGGCCCGCCGCAAGCTGTACAACGACATGGAAAAACCCCTGTCCGCCGTGCTCAAGCGCATGGAAGTGCGCGGCGTGAAACTGGACAGCGAGTACATCCAGACCATGAATCTTCAGGCGGGCGTGACGCTGGCGGAACTGGAACGCCAGATTCACACGCACGCGGGCGAGGAATTCCAGATTCGCAGCCCCAAGCAACTGGAAACCGTGCTGTACGACAAACTGGGCCTGGCCAGCAGCAAGAAGACCAAGCTGACCGGCCAGCGCAGCACCGCCGTTTCCGCGCTCGAACCCCTGCGCGAGGAACATCCCATCATTCCCCTGCTGCTGGAATACCGCGAACTGGATAAGCTGCGCGGCACGTACCTGGAGCCATTACCGAACCTGGTGAACCCGCGCACCGGGCGGCTGCACACCACTTTCGCGCAGACGGCGGTGGCCACCGGCCGCCTGTCGAGCCTCAACCCCAACCTTCAGAACATTCCTATCCGCAGCGCTCTGGGCCGCGAAATCCGCAAGGGCTTCATCGCCGAGGCGGGCTTTTGCCTGATCAGCGCCGACTACTCGCAGATTGAACTGCGACTGCTGGCCCACATTGCCGACGACCCCCTGATGCAGCAGGCCTTCAACGAGGGCGCGGATATTCACCGCCGCACCGCCGCGCAGGTGCTGGGCCTGGACGAGGCCACCGTGGACGCCGGGCAGCGCCGCGCCGCCAAGACCGTGAACTTCGGCGTGCTGTACGGCATGAGCGCCCACCGCCTCAGCAACGACCTCGGCATTCCGTACGAGGAAGCGGCGGGGTTCATCAAGACGTACTTCGATACGTACCCTGGCATCCGCCGGTACATCGACCAGACCCTCAGTGCCGGGCGCACCAAAGGGTATGTAGAAACCCTGTATGGACGCCGCCGCTACGTCCCTGAACTGAACAGCAGCAACCGCAACGTCCGCGAAGCTGGCGAGCGCCTGGCGTACAACATGCCCATTCAGGGCACCGCCGCCGACATCATTAAGCTGGCCATGATCGAACTGGACGGCAAACTCGACGACCTGGGCGCCAGGTTGCTGCTTCAGGTTCACGACGAACTGCTGATCGAGGCCCCGTGCGACCGCGCCGACGACGTGGCCGCCGTCACCCGGGAAATCATGGAAGGGGCCGCGCAACTGAAGGTTCCGCTGGCGGTGGAAGTCGGCGTGGGGCCCAACTGGTACGACACGAAATGAAAAGCGACACCTT contains:
- the panC gene encoding pantoate--beta-alanine ligase, producing the protein MTEPQVFTDPAELRAALQGRGTVGFVPTMGYLHDGHATLMRWARQSCDTVVLSIYVNPLQFGPNEDYASYPRDLERDLKVARSAGVDFVFAPSDANMYPPGFSTRVSVNGVSDTLDGLSRPGHFTGVATVVLKLLNLVRPDKVFLGEKDWQQVAVLRRMITDLNVAVEVVGVPTVRSEEAASLGLALSSRNSYLNEEQKARATVLSRALRAVQAAYAAGERDTQALKQAGLNVLKTEPDAQLDYLTVVDSNLQETPRIAEDPFNRILIAARMFGVRLIDNMPLSANNGAHS
- the polA gene encoding DNA polymerase I, translating into MSAAPTTLVLIDGHALAFRSLFALRRGEPHVPRLSNSAGEATDAIQGFLSMTLRLARQRSNQVIVVFDPPVKTFRHEQFEGYKAGRADAPSDLSGQINRIREIVDALGLPRMEVNGYEADDVIGTLTRMAEGTNMQVRIVTSDRDSYQLLDDHVRVIASDFSLVGPDEVLEKYGVTVKQWVDFRALTGDASDNIPGAKGIGPKTAAKLLQEYGNLEKMYEAAKAGTLKPDGVRQKLLDSEQDVEFSHKLSCMVTDLPLDVTLGTPRGEGNPERLQELLLELELHTIRKQVAALNAAENAGDALPDSVLDEQAEAEGAGRVAALPDMTIAAWKTPAQDVVWGYVLSREDDLTAALTEAATFKGGVARVAPVTEPDEWQQAEPPAPVSLFGDTEPLTKKQQKELEKAQKDAEKKRAKLRAEFPCTVNEEEFVGQRTVTAAGAKALAAHLSVRGLHLEPGDDPLLMAYLLDPANMNMPLTVKRYMDMEWPSDAATRAAITAHLLNEFPSLLDPARRKLYNDMEKPLSAVLKRMEVRGVKLDSEYIQTMNLQAGVTLAELERQIHTHAGEEFQIRSPKQLETVLYDKLGLASSKKTKLTGQRSTAVSALEPLREEHPIIPLLLEYRELDKLRGTYLEPLPNLVNPRTGRLHTTFAQTAVATGRLSSLNPNLQNIPIRSALGREIRKGFIAEAGFCLISADYSQIELRLLAHIADDPLMQQAFNEGADIHRRTAAQVLGLDEATVDAGQRRAAKTVNFGVLYGMSAHRLSNDLGIPYEEAAGFIKTYFDTYPGIRRYIDQTLSAGRTKGYVETLYGRRRYVPELNSSNRNVREAGERLAYNMPIQGTAADIIKLAMIELDGKLDDLGARLLLQVHDELLIEAPCDRADDVAAVTREIMEGAAQLKVPLAVEVGVGPNWYDTK
- a CDS encoding phage holin family protein produces the protein MGFLLRLIVNAVALYLLTQVYGGVSFAPGADALSVLLAALVMGIVNALIRPVLMLLSLPVNVLTLGLFTLVVNGVVLWLVASVTALNVNGFGAAIIGALLLTVISWVLDAVVGALGLDGQRD